In Microvenator marinus, one genomic interval encodes:
- a CDS encoding formylglycine-generating enzyme family protein, with protein sequence MRKLELSLVGVLLLSSWPLGAQDTKRAEPAPRAHKRVLIKGDEYRPFYPAVDNETHRVEDFLLDTYPVTNEEFLGFVKEHPQWRRDQVKRLFADPTYLEHWPGDSDVSGLEFKPVVHVSWFAARAYCDWRGGRLPVEHEWEFVARADETRVDATKDLAFNQRVLSFYSKPGGETLDDVGSGEPNIWGLFNVYGLIWEWVEDFNSSIVSSDNRQSGDSLDAQFCGGAALTAENTREYGTFMRYAFRSSLKPSFALHNLGFRCAYDLGAQPLDETKGEP encoded by the coding sequence ATGAGAAAGCTTGAGCTCAGTTTGGTGGGTGTTCTCCTGCTTTCGAGTTGGCCCCTTGGGGCCCAGGATACGAAGAGGGCAGAGCCCGCGCCGAGAGCGCATAAACGGGTACTCATCAAGGGAGACGAGTACCGACCGTTCTATCCGGCCGTAGACAATGAGACTCACCGCGTTGAGGACTTTCTCTTGGATACCTATCCTGTGACCAATGAGGAGTTTCTGGGCTTTGTGAAAGAGCATCCTCAGTGGAGACGCGACCAGGTAAAAAGGCTTTTCGCAGATCCTACTTACCTTGAGCACTGGCCGGGTGATTCGGACGTCTCTGGCCTCGAGTTCAAGCCTGTCGTTCATGTGTCATGGTTTGCGGCTAGAGCCTATTGTGATTGGCGAGGTGGGCGCCTTCCGGTTGAGCATGAGTGGGAATTCGTGGCTCGGGCCGACGAGACTCGAGTCGATGCCACCAAAGACTTGGCCTTCAACCAGCGCGTGCTCTCGTTTTACTCCAAACCTGGAGGAGAGACGCTCGACGATGTGGGCAGTGGGGAACCAAACATCTGGGGCTTGTTCAATGTTTACGGGCTAATTTGGGAATGGGTAGAGGATTTCAACTCCTCGATCGTGAGCTCAGATAACAGGCAGTCCGGGGATTCGCTGGATGCGCAGTTTTGCGGCGGAGCTGCTCTGACGGCCGAGAACACGAGAGAGTACGGGACTTTTATGCGCTACGCTTTTCGCTCAAGCCTCAAGCCCTCTTTCGCGCTGCACAATCTCGGGTTCAGGTGCGCCTACGATCTAGGGGCGCAGCCTTTGGACGAAACTAAAGGAGAACCATGA
- a CDS encoding M64 family metallopeptidase, with amino-acid sequence MPNHSVYLLCILLSFISFACQGELSQSPGNIQVSLSLDETNVEILDAIEVGELTNPPAGTDTLRYKFSPADGSTQTQGFINDPRVLRSEFDRAGQLDPHYPISPIGLLDVRIPATAGKLELISDDGQLLGSLDFDPEAPRTQRMELLRQEDVLEGPRKVVDHGPSDQKADILFLPEGYLESELPQFHAHVDAIIAQMSEHSGYSDHWDGFNFWRQDVRSRTQGTGTFGRPIDTAFETASGVTGLERCVFFTNPGGIAAAKRLGDQAGADVTVVLVNTTSYGGCATDGLVVSARPRYVADIISHELGHALFGLADEYESHRPGGRCSTGPNVAISHRHDALPWSDMVNTTELPTAPNARFGTIGAFEGAGYCARGRFRPTHNCMMRTLGTGMCAVCKREMGRTMDALAPASEDEAIEIENATGANLWVRCDGPARSSCSDWTFIEPNQSVALKSPDDRFVLHNTEFNASVTFENTRILATSKDITIYANSVNPLVRPSSQPTTYDVPEGLSPSQAEVLTQPQVALKWRASTSQSTDRVIVEKMSSTGAWSVFHDSEPIGSELSISLDATSAKYRWRVNRCSLSACLSSPFAYFSTELVAPQEDPPVFADQVPSKPSGLLPAHESTVNDSLATLRWTGEGETYNVTVRVADPVTGEWVSANDYSSLPTPEVTITLSRGWHAWSVQSCNGAGCSEWAEFSLLFKN; translated from the coding sequence ATGCCAAACCACAGCGTCTATCTCCTTTGCATCTTGCTCAGCTTCATTTCGTTTGCGTGTCAGGGTGAGTTAAGTCAGTCGCCTGGAAACATCCAAGTGTCCTTAAGCCTTGACGAAACAAATGTCGAAATCCTCGATGCAATTGAAGTCGGTGAACTCACCAATCCTCCTGCGGGCACCGACACGTTGCGCTACAAGTTCTCACCGGCAGACGGCTCTACTCAAACTCAAGGGTTTATCAACGATCCACGGGTTCTTCGTAGTGAGTTCGACCGAGCGGGGCAGCTCGACCCACATTATCCGATCTCGCCGATCGGCTTGTTGGACGTCCGGATCCCCGCGACTGCGGGTAAGTTGGAGCTCATCTCAGACGACGGTCAACTGCTTGGCAGTCTCGACTTCGACCCGGAAGCACCTAGAACCCAACGCATGGAATTGCTTCGCCAGGAAGACGTGCTCGAGGGACCACGCAAGGTCGTAGACCACGGCCCCTCGGACCAAAAAGCCGATATTCTCTTTCTCCCGGAAGGATACTTGGAGTCCGAACTGCCGCAATTCCACGCTCATGTAGACGCGATCATTGCTCAAATGTCTGAGCACTCAGGCTACAGCGACCACTGGGATGGGTTTAACTTTTGGCGTCAAGACGTGCGGTCAAGAACTCAAGGAACGGGCACCTTTGGCAGGCCCATCGATACCGCATTCGAAACCGCTTCTGGTGTCACTGGATTGGAACGTTGTGTCTTCTTCACCAACCCTGGTGGCATTGCGGCAGCCAAGAGACTTGGAGACCAAGCCGGTGCAGACGTGACGGTGGTGCTGGTGAACACAACTTCATATGGAGGCTGCGCCACCGACGGTCTCGTAGTTTCGGCGCGGCCCCGTTATGTCGCTGACATCATCTCTCACGAGCTCGGCCACGCACTCTTTGGGCTCGCGGACGAATACGAAAGTCATCGCCCAGGAGGCCGTTGTTCCACCGGGCCAAACGTCGCTATCTCACACCGCCACGACGCGCTTCCATGGTCAGACATGGTGAACACCACCGAACTCCCAACCGCACCAAACGCACGGTTTGGAACGATTGGCGCATTTGAAGGTGCTGGCTACTGCGCCCGTGGCAGATTCCGCCCGACCCACAACTGTATGATGAGAACCCTTGGGACCGGCATGTGCGCTGTGTGTAAGCGCGAAATGGGACGCACCATGGACGCACTTGCACCGGCGAGCGAAGACGAAGCCATCGAGATTGAGAACGCAACAGGAGCCAACCTCTGGGTTCGATGCGACGGCCCGGCTCGCTCAAGTTGTTCTGACTGGACATTCATCGAGCCTAACCAAAGCGTCGCGCTTAAGTCTCCCGACGACCGATTTGTCCTTCACAACACTGAGTTCAACGCATCAGTGACTTTCGAGAACACCCGGATACTAGCCACGAGCAAAGACATCACGATCTATGCGAACTCAGTAAATCCGCTCGTTCGCCCAAGCTCCCAACCGACGACCTACGACGTCCCGGAAGGCCTCTCCCCAAGCCAGGCTGAGGTACTGACCCAGCCTCAGGTCGCGCTCAAATGGCGAGCATCAACGAGTCAATCTACCGACCGTGTCATCGTCGAAAAGATGAGTTCTACCGGTGCTTGGAGTGTTTTCCACGACTCCGAACCGATCGGATCCGAACTCAGCATCAGCCTTGACGCCACCAGCGCCAAGTACCGTTGGAGGGTTAACCGTTGCAGCCTAAGTGCTTGCCTCTCATCTCCGTTCGCCTACTTCTCAACCGAGCTCGTGGCCCCACAGGAAGATCCTCCGGTCTTTGCTGACCAAGTCCCGTCGAAGCCAAGCGGACTTTTGCCCGCACACGAATCCACCGTGAACGACAGCCTCGCCACCCTCAGATGGACCGGCGAAGGCGAAACCTACAACGTCACCGTACGGGTAGCAGACCCGGTAACTGGAGAATGGGTAAGCGCCAATGACTACTCAAGCCTTCCAACGCCTGAAGTCACCATCACGCTCTCGCGCGGTTGGCACGCGTGGTCTGTGCAATCTTGCAATGGTGCAGGCTGCTCGGAGTGGGCGGAATTCTCACTCCTCTTCAAAAACTAA
- a CDS encoding NADP-dependent isocitrate dehydrogenase has product MNETPNVTLARGDGIGPEITDAVLNILDSAGARLNFEEIQIGETQFLSGHKSGIAPETWETIRKNPVFLKAPITTPLGGGYKSLNVTIRKSLNLFANVRPSRAYAPYVPCQFENMDLVVIRENEEDLYAGIEHQQTAEVTQVLKLITRPGCERIVRYAFEYARAHGRKHVTCMTKNNIMKHTDGLFSKVFHEIAQEYPDIQNDHQIIDIGAARVAAEPHKFDVIVTLNLYGDIISDIASQVTGSVGLAGSANIGEHVSMFEAVHGSAPDIAGKDLANPSGLLLGATQMLVHLGQQDVAQRIENAWLKTLEDGVHTGDLFGAQSTQRVGCKAFAKAIAERLGEEPKALKPVHYEPKTMVIPKSRPILTPSDKKLEGVDVFIDWNQTGRIPAKLAQELAAAGDEWRLKMITNRGVKVWPEGMPETFCTDHWRCRFLPVRPEVSNGDIVSLLANLHAAGFDVIKTENLYSFAGERAYSLGQGE; this is encoded by the coding sequence ATGAATGAGACCCCAAACGTAACGCTCGCACGAGGAGACGGAATCGGACCCGAGATTACCGACGCTGTCCTGAACATTCTTGATTCGGCCGGAGCACGTCTGAATTTCGAGGAAATTCAGATCGGAGAGACTCAGTTTTTGAGCGGCCATAAATCCGGAATTGCCCCCGAGACCTGGGAGACAATCCGCAAGAATCCGGTCTTTCTCAAGGCGCCCATCACGACGCCCCTTGGCGGAGGCTACAAAAGCTTGAACGTGACCATCCGTAAGTCACTCAACCTCTTCGCAAACGTGAGACCTTCAAGGGCCTATGCGCCTTATGTGCCCTGCCAATTTGAGAACATGGACCTCGTGGTCATTCGTGAGAACGAAGAGGACCTCTATGCTGGAATTGAGCACCAACAAACCGCTGAAGTCACCCAGGTGCTCAAGCTCATCACCCGCCCCGGTTGCGAGCGAATCGTACGCTACGCCTTCGAATACGCCCGGGCTCACGGAAGAAAGCACGTCACGTGTATGACCAAAAACAACATCATGAAGCACACGGACGGGCTCTTCTCAAAGGTGTTTCACGAGATTGCTCAAGAATACCCGGACATTCAAAACGACCATCAAATCATCGATATCGGAGCCGCGCGGGTGGCTGCCGAGCCGCATAAATTCGACGTCATCGTCACTCTCAACCTCTATGGAGACATCATCTCGGATATCGCATCGCAGGTCACAGGTTCGGTGGGGCTAGCCGGCTCAGCAAATATCGGCGAACACGTTTCGATGTTTGAGGCAGTACACGGCTCAGCGCCGGACATTGCAGGTAAAGACCTCGCGAACCCTTCGGGACTCCTTCTAGGGGCTACACAGATGCTCGTTCACCTTGGGCAACAAGATGTGGCTCAACGCATCGAAAACGCATGGCTGAAGACCCTTGAAGATGGCGTCCATACTGGCGACCTATTCGGCGCCCAGAGCACCCAACGCGTTGGCTGCAAGGCGTTTGCGAAGGCCATCGCAGAGCGTCTCGGAGAAGAACCGAAGGCGCTCAAACCTGTTCACTACGAGCCCAAAACCATGGTCATTCCAAAATCACGCCCAATCTTGACGCCCTCAGACAAGAAGCTTGAAGGCGTGGACGTGTTTATCGACTGGAATCAAACGGGTCGAATTCCGGCGAAGCTGGCTCAGGAACTGGCCGCGGCGGGTGACGAATGGCGCCTTAAAATGATTACGAACCGCGGAGTGAAGGTTTGGCCGGAAGGCATGCCAGAAACCTTTTGCACCGACCACTGGCGCTGCAGATTTCTCCCGGTTCGGCCCGAAGTTTCGAATGGCGATATCGTGAGCCTGCTCGCGAACTTGCACGCCGCGGGGTTCGACGTCATCAAAACCGAGAATCTCTATTCGTTTGCGGGAGAGCGCGCCTATTCACTCGGCCAAGGCGAATGA
- a CDS encoding SCO family protein, with product MKPFNKLLILALAPTLAFMACKKEEVSQPESPKVEVPKTEVPKTEVTKTESLEGPLPDTSIYQLESRWKTQAGADATLQDFRGEPVLVTMFFGSCKTACPTLIADMKRVEKALGDSPDVKFVLITFDPERDTPEALKGLEEKFELDPERWTFLHGDPMDIREVAAVLGVQYREVSDGQFTHTNRMSVLDRNGRVVAKVDGLKQPVDALVAQLKSL from the coding sequence ATGAAGCCATTCAATAAACTTTTGATTCTTGCATTGGCCCCGACTTTGGCGTTCATGGCTTGTAAGAAAGAAGAAGTTTCCCAGCCGGAATCTCCCAAAGTTGAAGTTCCAAAGACGGAAGTTCCAAAGACGGAAGTTACAAAGACGGAGTCGCTCGAGGGGCCCCTTCCGGACACGAGCATCTATCAGCTGGAAAGTCGCTGGAAGACCCAAGCGGGCGCCGATGCCACGCTTCAGGATTTTCGCGGCGAGCCCGTTCTAGTCACCATGTTTTTTGGTTCGTGTAAAACCGCGTGCCCCACGCTGATCGCTGATATGAAAAGGGTCGAAAAGGCACTTGGAGACAGCCCAGACGTGAAGTTTGTGCTCATCACCTTCGACCCGGAGCGGGATACGCCAGAGGCGCTCAAGGGGCTCGAAGAAAAATTCGAGCTGGACCCCGAACGTTGGACATTCTTGCACGGAGACCCCATGGATATTCGCGAGGTCGCGGCAGTTTTGGGAGTCCAGTACAGAGAGGTCTCGGACGGTCAATTCACCCACACGAACCGAATGAGCGTGTTGGACCGCAATGGAAGGGTCGTCGCGAAGGTTGACGGGCTAAAGCAGCCTGTTGACGCGCTCGTGGCACAACTCAAATCGCTCTGA
- a CDS encoding ABC transporter permease, whose amino-acid sequence MSQYPKWIWCGVGTLFVVLLSLPLVSLGLSSSPSALFSSIQHPVFLTALGISLKTTLLSLLVVVLMGTPLAWWLSRERGQVAKIVGVLVDVPIVIPPAVVGVAMLMAFGRNGVFGGWLESASITIPFTSFAVVLAQIVVSAPFYVQAATNAFRKVDLDTMIVARTLGATEIEALRKVAIPLAFPGLVAGASLAFARSLGEFGATLIFAGNMPGVTQTLPLAIYMTLESDLELAVAFSLVLVAIGFLLLGAIRGLSGMRTEA is encoded by the coding sequence GTCAGTATCCGAAGTGGATTTGGTGTGGGGTGGGCACTCTTTTCGTGGTGCTCTTGAGCCTCCCTCTCGTCTCGCTAGGGCTCTCTTCCTCCCCAAGCGCCTTGTTTTCGAGCATTCAACATCCTGTGTTTTTGACTGCGTTGGGTATCAGTCTCAAGACCACGCTACTCAGCCTTTTGGTGGTGGTCTTGATGGGGACACCTCTGGCGTGGTGGTTGTCTCGTGAACGAGGACAGGTGGCCAAAATCGTCGGGGTCTTGGTTGATGTTCCGATCGTGATTCCGCCGGCTGTGGTCGGTGTGGCCATGCTCATGGCGTTTGGAAGAAATGGGGTGTTCGGCGGCTGGCTCGAAAGTGCATCAATCACAATCCCTTTTACGAGTTTTGCGGTGGTGCTGGCGCAAATCGTGGTCTCGGCGCCGTTCTACGTTCAGGCCGCAACGAACGCGTTTCGAAAAGTTGATCTAGACACGATGATCGTGGCCAGAACGCTTGGTGCGACTGAGATAGAGGCGCTTCGCAAAGTCGCGATACCCCTCGCGTTTCCGGGCTTGGTTGCCGGGGCTTCGTTGGCCTTTGCGCGCTCCCTCGGGGAGTTTGGGGCTACCCTGATCTTCGCTGGAAATATGCCCGGGGTCACCCAAACCTTGCCGCTTGCGATCTACATGACCCTTGAATCCGATTTGGAGCTGGCCGTCGCGTTCTCGTTGGTTTTGGTTGCGATAGGGTTTCTACTCCTCGGCGCGATACGCGGATTAAGTGGCATGAGGACTGAGGCATGA
- the nirK gene encoding copper-containing nitrite reductase, with protein MKIALVLLVCFLSASCKESTPPESPKTDPEVEAKTEGAAALPDIDPATLPVEKAVLGYAPEVAPPIKRKTPAKVVVELEVIEKKAEIAEGVTYTYWTFGDAVPGPMIRVRRGDYIEFHLKNHPKNTMPHNIDLHAVTGPGGGATSSFTAPGHETQFSFRALNEGTYIYHCATAPVGMHIANGMYGLIVVEPEEGYPPVDKEFYVVQSEFYTPGDYRAAGDQPFDMQRAIKEDASYVVFNGRDGALTGDNAMKANVGENIRIFVGNGGPNLISSFHVIGEIFDTVYMEGGSAKNHNVQTTLVPAGGSAVVEFKAEVPGTLVLVDHSIFRAFNKGALGLLNIEGPEDKVVYTGLEVDEIYLADNAPEASKLQEQADNTDDSLEATILRGKAVYQGTCSTCHMQDGKGMENVFPPLASSDFMMADIDRSIKAVLQGLTGPITVNGKNYNGVMPPFNNLTDREIAAVLTYVTNSFGNKTGKIVAPEKVAELRAAMPKKLDTGHP; from the coding sequence ATGAAAATTGCACTCGTGTTGTTAGTATGTTTTTTGTCTGCTTCTTGTAAGGAGAGTACGCCCCCAGAATCCCCGAAAACGGACCCAGAAGTGGAAGCGAAGACTGAGGGTGCAGCCGCACTCCCAGATATCGATCCGGCGACACTTCCCGTTGAAAAGGCGGTCCTTGGGTACGCACCCGAAGTCGCGCCTCCGATCAAACGAAAAACACCGGCTAAAGTTGTAGTTGAGCTGGAGGTGATCGAGAAAAAGGCAGAGATTGCCGAGGGTGTAACGTATACTTATTGGACATTCGGGGACGCCGTACCTGGACCGATGATTCGTGTTCGTCGTGGCGACTACATCGAGTTCCATCTCAAGAATCACCCGAAAAACACCATGCCTCATAACATTGACCTTCACGCGGTCACGGGTCCGGGTGGTGGTGCCACGAGCAGCTTTACGGCCCCGGGTCACGAGACTCAATTCTCGTTTAGAGCGCTCAACGAAGGCACCTATATTTACCACTGCGCAACAGCTCCCGTCGGGATGCATATCGCAAACGGCATGTACGGTCTGATCGTGGTGGAGCCAGAAGAGGGTTATCCACCGGTCGATAAAGAATTCTACGTGGTGCAGTCTGAGTTCTACACGCCCGGCGATTACCGAGCTGCAGGTGACCAACCCTTTGATATGCAACGCGCTATCAAGGAGGACGCATCCTACGTGGTCTTCAATGGCCGCGATGGTGCCTTGACTGGTGACAACGCGATGAAGGCCAACGTGGGTGAGAATATTCGTATCTTCGTTGGTAACGGCGGGCCGAATTTGATTAGCTCCTTCCACGTCATCGGTGAGATCTTTGATACCGTGTACATGGAGGGTGGTTCGGCGAAGAATCACAACGTTCAAACCACGTTGGTCCCCGCAGGCGGTTCAGCCGTGGTTGAGTTCAAGGCCGAAGTTCCTGGAACTCTTGTACTGGTTGATCACTCGATTTTCCGTGCGTTTAACAAGGGTGCACTTGGCCTTCTAAATATTGAAGGACCAGAAGATAAGGTGGTTTATACAGGTCTAGAAGTGGACGAAATCTACCTCGCAGACAATGCGCCCGAGGCCTCAAAACTCCAGGAGCAAGCCGATAACACTGATGACTCGCTGGAGGCGACTATCCTCCGTGGCAAAGCCGTCTACCAGGGAACGTGCTCTACCTGTCATATGCAAGACGGGAAGGGCATGGAAAACGTGTTTCCTCCCTTGGCATCGTCGGACTTCATGATGGCTGATATCGATCGCTCGATTAAAGCAGTGCTCCAAGGCCTGACGGGCCCAATCACAGTGAACGGCAAAAATTACAATGGTGTGATGCCTCCGTTCAACAACCTCACGGACCGCGAGATCGCCGCCGTGTTGACCTACGTGACCAATAGTTTTGGCAATAAAACCGGAAAAATTGTGGCACCTGAGAAGGTGGCCGAGTTGCGCGCTGCGATGCCGAAGAAGCTGGACACTGGCCATCCATGA
- a CDS encoding ABC transporter ATP-binding protein codes for MKHWMATIRGQLGRLNLDVTLESKGGVLALIGPNGSGKTTVLRAIAGAISGLDAEIEVGGEVLESHRKGIWMEPEQRQLGYVPQGYGLFENLNVLENVAFGLGLAPRKMNRKDSHERARKLLAEMGIAELEGRQVKRLSGGEKQRVALARALIIEPRLLLLDEPLAALDVETRKTTREFLKSRLSAQERPVLMVTHDSRDIDPEAHVVVLDKGRVVQNGTLEELGAAPCNGFVRAFLDP; via the coding sequence ATGAAGCATTGGATGGCAACAATCCGGGGTCAGCTCGGGCGCCTGAACTTGGATGTCACCTTGGAGTCCAAAGGAGGCGTGCTGGCGCTTATCGGTCCAAACGGAAGTGGAAAGACCACCGTTTTGCGGGCGATTGCTGGTGCCATCTCTGGTCTGGATGCTGAGATCGAGGTCGGCGGAGAAGTCTTGGAAAGCCACCGTAAAGGTATCTGGATGGAGCCTGAGCAGCGCCAACTTGGCTATGTGCCGCAGGGGTATGGGCTATTCGAGAATCTGAACGTCTTGGAAAACGTGGCGTTTGGTCTAGGGCTTGCTCCGAGAAAGATGAACCGCAAAGATTCCCACGAACGGGCTAGAAAGCTTCTCGCGGAAATGGGGATTGCGGAGCTCGAGGGTAGGCAGGTCAAGAGGCTCTCTGGCGGCGAAAAGCAACGCGTCGCGCTTGCGCGTGCCCTCATCATTGAGCCAAGGCTTCTGCTTCTGGACGAACCGCTTGCCGCTCTAGACGTGGAAACTCGTAAGACGACCAGAGAGTTTCTGAAGTCTCGTCTCAGCGCTCAGGAACGCCCGGTTCTGATGGTTACGCATGATTCAAGGGATATCGACCCTGAGGCCCACGTAGTCGTCTTGGATAAGGGGAGGGTTGTGCAAAATGGCACCCTTGAGGAGTTGGGCGCCGCACCGTGCAATGGATTCGTGCGGGCCTTTCTAGACCCTTAG